In Capsicum annuum cultivar UCD-10X-F1 chromosome 11, UCD10Xv1.1, whole genome shotgun sequence, one genomic interval encodes:
- the LOC124888915 gene encoding uncharacterized protein LOC124888915 encodes MDGYKVRYSGSDKHQNGVGILLDEELREQVVDGKRSSDKLMTIKLVIKGFTLYVFYVYDLQVGLAEEVKARFWEALDEAGYDDVHGGFGFNDRNDKGYSLLDFMKAFGMVVVNLNFSKKKDHLIIFRSRIAKN; translated from the exons atgGATGGGTATAAGGTGCGGTACTCAGGAAGTGATAAACATCAAAATGGAGTAGGGATCTTACTTGATGAGGAGCTTAGAGAGCAGGTGGTAGATGGTAAGAGGTCTAGTGATAAGCTAATGacgattaagttggtcattaAGGGGTTTACATTGTATGTGTTTTATGTTTATGATCTGCAAGTAGGCTTGGCAGAGGAGGTGAAAGCGAGATTTTGGGAGGCTTTAGATGAGGCG GGTTATGATGATGtacatggaggttttggtttcaATGATAGAAATGATAAAGGATATTCTCTGTTGGATTTTATGAAAGCCTTTGGGATGGTGGTGGTAAATTTGAACTTTTCGAAGAAGAAGGATCACCTGATTATATTCCGAAGTAGGATAGCCAAGAACTAG